One window of the Clostridia bacterium genome contains the following:
- a CDS encoding Fur family transcriptional regulator: MTKIKNELINYGLKPTKHRMEIMNLLSDLHEPVSAEEIYNNLIKKDVSINLSTVYRTLETLEDKNIIRTVILNGTDKTLFELNGHEHKHYFVCITCKKMLPIMHCPLEAYEQRLTNEKGFEVTGHRLEIFGYCNKCRQNLHKD, translated from the coding sequence ATGACAAAAATCAAAAATGAGCTTATTAATTATGGTCTGAAACCTACCAAGCACCGTATGGAAATTATGAACTTGCTTTCTGATTTGCACGAGCCGGTATCCGCTGAGGAAATATATAACAATCTCATTAAAAAAGATGTAAGCATCAATCTTTCTACTGTTTATAGGACATTGGAAACATTGGAAGACAAAAATATAATCCGCACTGTTATACTCAACGGCACCGATAAGACTTTGTTTGAACTTAACGGCCACGAGCATAAGCACTATTTTGTATGCATCACATGCAAAAAAATGCTGCCCATAATGCATTGTCCGCTTGAAGCTTATGAACAGCGGTTGACCAATGAAAAAGGTTTTGAAGTTACAGGACACAGACTTGAGATTTTCGGCTATTGCAACAAATGCAGGCAAAATCTACATAAGGACTAA
- the dnaJ gene encoding molecular chaperone DnaJ, translating to MAKSYYEILGVEKNASDSDIKSAYRKLAKQYHPDLNPDNAEAAEKFKEINEAYETLSDPKKRANYDRFGTADPGSGGMGGFDFGNFGSFGGFSSGGGGFFEDIINMFSGGDSEGRVKVRPSDISLGITLTFEEAYFGVSKDITISRVEHCDACKGTGAKNGTEYTTCPNCKGTGRVQYAQNTLFGRVINTQTCSTCGGTGKKIKQTCSECHGKGTVKKNRTIKINIPAGIDNGQIMTVQGEGNGIAESTQRGNLVIAVTVLPHKLFVRKGNDLYADIPITFTQAILGDKIKINTLKGSVTLTVPEGTQTDTVFKMRGEGMKLLRRDSYGDLYLKVIVELPKSLKGDQKELIKELHKSISGNQYEKAKEYMK from the coding sequence ATGGCAAAATCATATTACGAAATACTCGGAGTGGAAAAAAACGCTTCGGACAGTGATATAAAATCTGCTTACAGAAAGCTTGCCAAGCAATACCATCCAGACTTGAATCCGGATAATGCTGAGGCCGCTGAAAAGTTTAAGGAGATCAATGAAGCGTATGAAACGCTCAGCGATCCCAAAAAGCGCGCCAATTATGACCGGTTTGGTACGGCTGACCCTGGCTCAGGCGGCATGGGCGGCTTTGACTTTGGAAACTTTGGAAGTTTTGGCGGCTTTTCAAGCGGTGGCGGCGGTTTCTTTGAAGATATAATCAATATGTTTTCGGGCGGGGATTCCGAAGGACGCGTAAAAGTGCGTCCTTCAGATATTTCGCTTGGAATCACTTTGACATTTGAAGAAGCGTATTTTGGCGTAAGCAAAGACATTACGATTTCAAGAGTTGAACATTGCGATGCTTGTAAGGGTACGGGTGCCAAAAACGGTACCGAATATACAACATGTCCCAACTGTAAAGGTACAGGACGCGTTCAATACGCCCAAAACACATTGTTTGGACGCGTAATCAATACCCAAACATGTTCGACATGCGGCGGCACTGGCAAAAAAATCAAGCAGACATGTTCTGAATGTCATGGAAAAGGCACAGTTAAGAAAAACCGCACAATCAAAATCAATATACCCGCAGGCATTGACAACGGTCAAATAATGACTGTACAGGGCGAAGGCAACGGTATAGCCGAGTCCACCCAAAGGGGCAATCTTGTTATTGCTGTTACGGTATTGCCGCATAAGCTGTTTGTTAGAAAGGGCAATGACCTTTATGCAGACATTCCGATAACATTTACACAGGCAATTTTGGGCGATAAGATCAAGATTAACACTTTGAAAGGTTCTGTTACATTGACTGTACCTGAAGGAACTCAAACTGATACCGTGTTCAAAATGCGCGGCGAGGGCATGAAATTGTTAAGGCGAGATTCGTACGGGGATTTGTACCTAAAGGTGATCGTCGAATTGCCCAAGAGCCTAAAAGGCGACCAAAAGGAACTTATCAAAGAACTGCATAAGAGCATAAGCGGTAATCAGTACGAGAAAGCAAAAGAATACATGAAATAA
- the dnaK gene encoding molecular chaperone DnaK: MGKVIGIDLGTTNSCVAVMEGGEPTVIPNSEGMRTTPSVVGFSKDGERLVGQIAKRQAIANPERTVISIKRDMGSERKVKIDDKNYTPQEISAMILQKLKADAENYLGTKITQAVITVPAYFSDSQRQATKDAGRIAGLEVLRIINEPTAAALAYGLDKGTNKNAKILVYDLGGGTFDVSILEIGDGVFEVLATAGDNRLGGDDYDNEIIKWIVDTFKKENGIDLSKDRMVMQRLKDAAEKAKIELSSVLKTNISLPFITADSSGPKHIDYELTRAKFEQMTAHLTQKTLEAMKRALSDSKLSINDIDKVILVGGSTRIPAVVETVKNFTGKEPFKGINPDECVAIGAAIQAGVLVGEVKDVLLLDVTPLSLGIETMGGIFTKLIERNTTIPTKKSQIFSTATDNQPSVDIHILQGERELAAYNKTLGRFELTGIPPAPRGVPQIEVTFDIDANGIVHVTAKDKGTGKEQSISITASSNLSEEEINKAIEDAKKYEAEDKERKELVELKNQADTIVFGIEKFINENGDKVSEDEKDRLKKAADSLKDAVKSDNKDTIKDALNETQKVTSEIFTKFYQQNQQQQAGPQDGVNPDIH, translated from the coding sequence ATGGGCAAAGTAATAGGAATTGACTTAGGAACAACAAACTCATGCGTTGCCGTAATGGAAGGCGGAGAACCTACCGTTATACCTAATTCAGAAGGTATGAGAACAACTCCTTCTGTAGTTGGTTTTTCGAAAGATGGAGAGAGGCTTGTTGGACAAATAGCAAAAAGACAAGCGATAGCTAACCCTGAAAGAACTGTAATCTCAATCAAGAGAGATATGGGCAGTGAAAGAAAGGTTAAAATTGACGATAAAAACTACACACCTCAAGAAATATCTGCAATGATTTTGCAAAAGTTAAAGGCAGATGCAGAGAACTATCTTGGAACAAAAATAACTCAAGCTGTTATAACTGTTCCTGCGTATTTCTCTGACTCACAAAGACAGGCTACCAAAGACGCAGGCAGAATCGCAGGACTTGAAGTATTGAGAATAATCAACGAGCCTACAGCGGCTGCGCTTGCTTACGGACTTGACAAGGGCACCAACAAAAACGCCAAGATTTTGGTTTATGACTTGGGCGGCGGTACATTCGACGTGTCCATACTAGAAATCGGCGATGGCGTATTTGAAGTTTTGGCAACCGCAGGTGACAACAGACTAGGCGGCGATGACTATGATAACGAAATTATAAAATGGATAGTTGACACATTCAAAAAAGAAAACGGCATTGATTTGAGCAAAGACCGTATGGTTATGCAAAGACTAAAAGATGCAGCCGAAAAAGCTAAGATTGAATTGTCAAGTGTTCTAAAGACCAACATCAGCTTGCCTTTTATAACAGCTGATAGCAGCGGTCCTAAACACATTGATTATGAGCTGACAAGAGCTAAGTTTGAACAGATGACTGCACACTTGACTCAAAAAACTCTAGAAGCTATGAAACGTGCACTTTCTGATTCCAAACTTTCTATTAATGATATAGATAAGGTTATATTGGTCGGCGGTTCAACACGTATTCCTGCAGTAGTAGAAACAGTCAAGAACTTTACAGGCAAAGAACCCTTCAAGGGCATTAACCCTGATGAATGCGTTGCTATAGGTGCTGCTATTCAAGCAGGTGTTTTGGTCGGCGAAGTTAAAGACGTTTTGTTGCTTGACGTAACACCGTTGTCATTGGGTATCGAAACAATGGGCGGTATTTTCACCAAGCTAATCGAAAGAAACACAACCATTCCTACCAAGAAATCCCAGATATTCTCTACCGCAACCGACAACCAGCCTTCAGTAGATATTCACATTTTGCAGGGCGAAAGAGAACTTGCGGCTTATAACAAGACTTTGGGAAGATTTGAATTGACAGGTATTCCTCCTGCACCTAGAGGCGTTCCTCAGATTGAAGTTACATTTGATATCGATGCCAACGGTATAGTTCACGTAACAGCTAAGGATAAAGGCACAGGAAAAGAGCAGTCTATTTCAATAACCGCTTCTTCCAACTTGTCTGAAGAAGAAATCAACAAAGCTATTGAAGATGCTAAGAAATACGAAGCAGAAGACAAGGAAAGAAAAGAGCTTGTTGAACTCAAAAACCAGGCTGATACTATCGTGTTCGGCATTGAAAAGTTTATCAATGAAAACGGCGATAAGGTTAGCGAAGACGAAAAAGACAGACTCAAAAAAGCAGCTGACAGCCTAAAAGATGCAGTTAAGAGTGACAACAAAGACACTATTAAGGATGCTTTGAATGAAACTCAAAAGGTAACTAGCGAGATTTTCACAAAGTTCTATCAGCAGAATCAGCAACAACAGGCTGGTCCTCAAGACGGCGTAAATCCTGATATCCATTAA
- a CDS encoding ROK family protein — protein sequence MNNLTLIDKNFKPFCLVYEEFKNDVKKQGGEPFAICIERNGGYRHTYRLEILKGKENFDRNLLITERILKCLLWVFGGYKVILGGDNELCQKLKEIYSPNGKRSFDFFFMSKIYLEPFEIIITDYNNVPDTLEVATSMQNTQKGSRIGLDIGGSFLKSSAIVDGKLVSNHETPWQPKVNSDPKYHYDFLKKVIMTEMQALKNVDSLGVSAAGVYIDNQVRVASIFISVDDENFSKHIKNILIDLCKELDIPRLKVANDGDVAALTGARYLNRGKILAISMGTSEAGGYIDQNFGLAGWLNELAFVPIDLNADAAIDEWSGDIGCGVKYLSQDGMIKLAEMSGMDLSSFKTPTDKLTYLQELLDAKDSRVYNILKDIGVYLACALKTYSEFYDIDTVIISGGVTSGERGEVIVNRCREVLEKVFDDLKLTVYIPDGSLRRIGSSITAAFL from the coding sequence ATGAACAATTTGACTTTAATAGATAAAAACTTCAAACCGTTTTGTTTGGTTTATGAAGAATTTAAAAATGATGTAAAAAAGCAGGGCGGTGAGCCTTTTGCTATTTGCATCGAGCGAAACGGCGGATATAGACATACTTATAGACTGGAAATTCTAAAGGGCAAAGAAAACTTTGACCGCAATCTTTTGATAACCGAACGCATATTAAAATGCTTGCTATGGGTTTTTGGCGGATACAAAGTGATCTTAGGCGGAGATAATGAGCTTTGTCAAAAACTTAAAGAAATATATAGTCCTAACGGAAAACGAAGCTTTGACTTTTTCTTTATGTCCAAAATTTATCTAGAGCCGTTTGAAATAATCATTACTGATTATAATAATGTGCCTGATACTTTGGAAGTGGCTACATCCATGCAAAATACCCAAAAAGGCAGCCGCATAGGACTTGACATTGGCGGCAGCTTTTTGAAGAGTTCTGCAATAGTTGACGGCAAACTTGTCTCTAATCACGAAACGCCTTGGCAGCCCAAAGTCAATTCTGATCCAAAATATCATTATGATTTTTTGAAAAAAGTAATAATGACAGAAATGCAGGCACTAAAAAATGTAGATTCTTTGGGCGTAAGCGCAGCAGGCGTATATATCGACAACCAGGTCAGAGTTGCTTCAATATTTATAAGCGTGGATGATGAAAACTTTTCAAAACATATAAAAAATATTTTGATTGATTTGTGCAAAGAGTTGGACATTCCCAGACTCAAGGTCGCTAACGATGGCGATGTTGCAGCGCTTACAGGCGCAAGATACCTAAACCGCGGAAAAATCTTGGCGATCAGTATGGGAACAAGCGAAGCAGGCGGATATATAGACCAAAATTTTGGACTTGCCGGCTGGCTAAATGAGCTTGCGTTTGTGCCTATTGACCTCAATGCTGATGCAGCGATAGACGAGTGGAGCGGAGATATTGGTTGTGGCGTAAAATACCTTTCTCAGGACGGTATGATTAAACTTGCCGAAATGTCCGGTATGGATTTGTCTAGCTTCAAAACACCTACAGACAAACTGACTTATCTTCAAGAGTTACTGGACGCAAAAGACTCAAGGGTTTATAATATACTTAAGGATATAGGCGTTTATCTTGCCTGTGCCCTAAAGACATATTCGGAATTCTACGATATAGATACCGTAATTATTTCAGGTGGGGTAACAAGCGGCGAACGTGGAGAAGTTATCGTCAATAGATGCCGAGAGGTATTAGAAAAAGTATTTGACGATCTAAAACTCACGGTATATATTCCAGACGGAAGTTTGAGAAGAATAGGAAGTTCTATAACAGCCGCATTTTTATAA
- a CDS encoding metal ABC transporter ATP-binding protein yields MEQTVIQVNNLNFSYGTQRVLKNLDFYANRGEFVGVIGSNGSGKSTFVKLLLDELKSDSGEIYLFGQDIKKFKDFKRIGYVAQNSISLGNNFPATVLEIVKLGLYSKYGFLKFGKNAKQKAMQALELVGMQNYANRLITNLSGGQKQRVMLAKALAGDCDLLILDEPTTGIDRATSSEIYEILKQKCKEQNITVLMVTHDSERASKYCSRILCLGKGNFLELTKEQLELELKYHHKHADNGEDDGNI; encoded by the coding sequence ATGGAACAAACAGTAATACAAGTTAATAATTTGAATTTTTCTTACGGCACTCAAAGAGTGCTAAAAAACTTAGACTTTTACGCCAATCGCGGAGAATTTGTGGGGGTTATAGGCTCCAACGGTTCTGGCAAAAGTACCTTTGTCAAGCTGCTGCTTGACGAACTCAAAAGCGATTCGGGTGAAATATATCTTTTTGGACAAGACATAAAAAAGTTCAAAGACTTCAAACGCATAGGCTATGTTGCCCAAAACAGCATATCGCTTGGCAATAACTTTCCTGCGACTGTGTTGGAAATCGTAAAACTTGGGCTATACAGCAAATACGGTTTTTTGAAATTTGGAAAAAACGCTAAGCAAAAAGCAATGCAGGCGTTAGAACTGGTCGGCATGCAAAACTATGCCAACAGGCTTATCACTAACCTGTCAGGCGGACAAAAACAGCGTGTAATGCTGGCAAAGGCATTGGCAGGCGATTGCGACCTGCTTATATTGGACGAGCCTACTACGGGTATAGACAGAGCCACTTCATCTGAAATATATGAAATTTTAAAACAAAAATGCAAAGAGCAAAACATCACAGTGCTTATGGTAACGCATGATAGTGAACGCGCCTCAAAATACTGTTCGCGCATTTTGTGTCTAGGCAAAGGTAATTTTTTAGAACTAACCAAAGAACAGCTGGAATTAGAACTAAAGTATCATCACAAACACGCAGACAACGGAGAAGACGATGGAAATATTTGA
- the hrcA gene encoding heat-inducible transcriptional repressor HrcA produces the protein MPKLSERKAKILKSIVEDYINQAEPISSADIQSRHLPEFSSATIRNELAALEEMGYLYQPHTSAGRVPTKEAYKLYVEQLMPKRKLSHAELKLIKSQFNQQMIQIKDVLKKTAQVISEVTNYTSLAFVNDISEAIIENIKIVKLTAKTALVIVVTDLGVLKDAVVNMEEEMDDSYFDAVSKLSMQAFGGKKIAQVMKPNQAIKQTIRGYQKIFDAILDIIKKYYEQAGTEDFVLEGASKLLEYPEYSNIAKAKSIIAMLEAKEQLLPALKTTDNVELNIRIGKDECDSLSDCTIITASYMLNGKSIGQAGVIGPIRMDYSKVVSVLDYIGKTLSETMNNNINISIGNNDDEKDKNNELE, from the coding sequence ATGCCCAAATTATCTGAAAGAAAAGCAAAAATATTAAAATCAATAGTAGAAGATTATATCAATCAAGCTGAGCCTATCAGCAGTGCGGATATTCAATCAAGGCACTTGCCTGAATTTAGCTCGGCTACTATAAGAAACGAGCTTGCGGCATTAGAAGAAATGGGTTATCTTTATCAGCCGCACACTTCAGCAGGTAGAGTACCTACCAAAGAAGCATATAAGTTGTATGTTGAGCAGCTCATGCCCAAGAGAAAGTTATCCCATGCCGAGCTTAAGCTTATAAAAAGTCAATTCAATCAGCAGATGATTCAGATAAAAGATGTCTTGAAAAAAACAGCTCAAGTCATCTCAGAAGTTACTAATTATACGTCATTGGCATTTGTCAATGATATTTCAGAAGCAATTATAGAAAATATTAAGATCGTCAAACTGACCGCTAAGACCGCATTGGTTATAGTTGTTACCGATTTGGGTGTTTTGAAAGACGCCGTTGTCAATATGGAAGAAGAAATGGACGACAGCTATTTTGACGCTGTATCCAAATTATCAATGCAGGCTTTTGGTGGAAAGAAAATAGCGCAGGTTATGAAGCCCAATCAGGCTATCAAGCAGACTATTAGGGGCTATCAAAAAATATTTGATGCTATTTTGGATATTATTAAGAAATACTATGAGCAGGCAGGTACAGAGGACTTTGTCTTAGAAGGAGCTTCTAAGCTGTTAGAATACCCCGAATACAGCAATATAGCCAAGGCAAAATCTATAATCGCTATGCTGGAAGCAAAAGAACAGCTATTGCCCGCGCTTAAAACCACAGACAATGTTGAATTAAATATAAGAATAGGCAAAGACGAGTGCGATTCTTTGTCGGACTGTACTATAATTACCGCAAGTTACATGCTTAATGGAAAGAGTATTGGTCAAGCAGGTGTAATCGGACCTATCAGAATGGATTATTCAAAAGTAGTTTCTGTACTTGACTATATAGGAAAGACTTTGAGCGAAACTATGAACAATAACATCAATATTTCGATAGGAAACAACGATGACGAAAAAGATAAAAATAATGAGCTTGAATAA
- a CDS encoding ROK family protein, which produces MHKNHGKNQSHIREINQQLVLELLKEKPLSCKEMADILHLSNTALAKITRELKDFKLIIESQPPEKNEIGRRPIRLEINAKLGHIAIIDMEKFFLKVFDFAGKMQHELTLPTVLVYDIEHLNNCIKLIKDFLKEKKIKNLLSVIVITSGRINTDGSFIYALRYKDASKINLKKMFEDNLNAPVAVKNDVCLALVSEYQNAQAQKPDSVVMLYLDKGAGCAFAWGGNVYEGNRGFAGEIGLIKDNLTGDILDNLISVRALIKLFEEAGHKLSLNQISQGFKTGEEQIVKVVNNFAKRVSKAIIDLLLILDTQIVLINGSIRSLGEGFLEIIRQELSQNQYLKTQVLYSKDENCTINGAFLLAQNLAISNIIKKA; this is translated from the coding sequence ATGCATAAAAATCATGGAAAGAATCAGAGCCATATAAGAGAAATCAATCAGCAGCTTGTATTGGAGCTCTTGAAAGAAAAACCGCTGTCTTGTAAAGAGATGGCGGATATTTTACATCTATCAAATACTGCTTTGGCAAAAATAACGCGCGAACTAAAAGACTTTAAATTGATAATAGAAAGTCAGCCGCCCGAAAAAAATGAAATCGGACGAAGACCTATCAGATTAGAAATCAACGCGAAATTGGGGCATATTGCCATAATCGACATGGAGAAATTCTTTTTGAAGGTCTTTGATTTTGCAGGCAAAATGCAGCATGAGCTTACCTTGCCCACCGTTTTGGTTTATGATATAGAACATCTTAACAACTGCATAAAACTTATAAAAGACTTTTTAAAAGAGAAAAAAATAAAAAATCTGTTATCAGTTATCGTTATAACGTCAGGCAGAATTAATACAGACGGATCATTTATTTACGCGCTAAGGTACAAAGACGCTTCCAAGATAAATCTCAAAAAGATGTTTGAGGACAATCTCAATGCTCCCGTAGCTGTAAAAAACGACGTATGTTTGGCTTTGGTAAGCGAGTACCAAAACGCTCAAGCTCAAAAACCCGATTCGGTGGTAATGCTGTATTTGGATAAAGGCGCAGGCTGCGCTTTTGCGTGGGGCGGCAATGTGTATGAAGGAAACCGGGGCTTTGCAGGCGAAATCGGGCTTATAAAAGACAACTTGACAGGCGATATTTTGGATAATCTGATCTCCGTAAGAGCTTTGATAAAACTGTTTGAAGAAGCTGGACATAAATTATCGCTCAATCAGATTTCGCAAGGCTTTAAGACAGGAGAAGAGCAAATCGTAAAAGTCGTGAATAATTTTGCCAAAAGAGTTTCCAAAGCTATAATTGATTTGCTTTTGATTTTGGACACCCAAATAGTTTTGATTAACGGTAGCATACGAAGTCTGGGAGAGGGCTTCTTGGAAATTATAAGACAAGAACTGTCTCAAAACCAATATCTAAAAACACAGGTTTTATACAGCAAGGATGAAAACTGCACGATAAACGGCGCATTTTTATTGGCACAAAATCTTGCCATTTCTAACATAATCAAAAAAGCATAA
- a CDS encoding zinc ABC transporter substrate-binding protein produces the protein MKRWFLVCLLIVPFFMFGCKDKADDGKIKVYASFYTMYDFAQKIAGDDIKVYNIMPQGADAHDYEPSTKDIINLNKADIFIYNGLGMEHWVDKVLASLNNPNLKVVKASDGVSIIDGGHEDEHEGEEEHNKADPHIWLSPKNAKIILSNIKDAFVEIDPDNAQIYQSNYERYAQECDNLDNEFRTQLQGFEKRDIIVSHQAFSYLCQEYNLNQIALLGLHSESSNPKKLAEIIQEIKTKNIKVVFYEPASGKELFSNLNKEDGVKVELVPLNPLESLTSSEIKNNADYFSVMRANLFAIKNALTLQNGI, from the coding sequence ATGAAAAGATGGTTTTTAGTGTGTTTGTTGATAGTTCCGTTTTTTATGTTTGGCTGTAAAGATAAAGCTGATGACGGAAAAATTAAGGTATATGCAAGTTTTTATACCATGTATGATTTTGCCCAAAAAATTGCTGGCGATGATATCAAGGTGTATAACATCATGCCGCAAGGCGCAGATGCACATGACTATGAACCCTCTACTAAAGATATTATCAATCTTAACAAAGCCGATATTTTTATTTATAACGGGCTTGGCATGGAGCACTGGGTGGATAAAGTGCTCGCTTCTTTAAATAATCCTAATCTAAAAGTGGTAAAAGCATCAGACGGCGTCAGCATTATTGACGGCGGGCATGAAGACGAACACGAAGGCGAAGAAGAGCATAATAAAGCAGATCCGCATATTTGGCTGTCGCCCAAAAATGCAAAAATAATCTTATCAAATATAAAAGATGCGTTTGTCGAAATTGATCCGGATAACGCGCAAATTTATCAAAGCAATTATGAAAGATATGCCCAAGAATGCGACAACCTTGACAATGAGTTTAGAACTCAGTTACAGGGTTTTGAAAAAAGAGATATAATCGTTTCTCATCAGGCTTTTTCGTATCTGTGTCAAGAATACAATCTCAATCAGATTGCGCTGCTAGGACTTCATTCAGAATCGTCAAACCCTAAAAAATTGGCAGAAATCATACAAGAAATAAAAACCAAAAACATCAAAGTTGTTTTTTATGAGCCTGCCTCGGGAAAAGAACTTTTTAGCAATCTTAATAAAGAAGACGGTGTCAAAGTGGAATTGGTACCTCTCAATCCATTGGAAAGCCTTACAAGCAGCGAGATAAAAAACAACGCAGATTATTTTTCTGTAATGCGCGCCAATCTGTTTGCAATAAAAAACGCATTAACTTTACAAAACGGAATTTAA
- a CDS encoding metal ABC transporter permease, protein MEIFEYVFMQKAFLVGILIALIIPCIGITIVLKRLSMIGDALSHTSLAGVAAGFVFNVSPVLGAILACVIAALSIEAIRKKLPKYSEISIVIIMSLGIGLAGVLSDHVKTATNFDSFLFGSIISITDLEVYIITALSALVLLTFVILYRELFYIAFDEKSARLSGVKVKTVNFIFTILTAITVSVASRTVGALIVSSIIVVPVACSMQVSKSYFTTVIFSVLFALSFTIIGLFVSFYQGLKPGSVIVLSGVACFLAILLIKAVIKKLRMIKLKRQEKTL, encoded by the coding sequence ATGGAAATATTTGAATATGTATTTATGCAAAAAGCCTTTTTGGTGGGCATTTTGATAGCGTTGATTATTCCCTGCATAGGAATTACCATTGTACTAAAACGCCTATCTATGATAGGAGATGCGCTTTCTCATACTTCGCTTGCAGGCGTTGCGGCAGGCTTTGTGTTTAATGTCAGTCCGGTTTTAGGAGCGATTTTAGCGTGTGTTATTGCGGCCCTTAGCATTGAGGCGATCCGAAAAAAACTGCCCAAATATTCCGAAATATCCATTGTTATCATTATGTCCTTAGGCATAGGACTTGCAGGTGTGTTATCCGACCATGTCAAGACAGCTACTAATTTTGACAGCTTTTTGTTCGGAAGCATTATATCTATTACAGATCTAGAAGTTTATATAATCACAGCACTGTCGGCTTTGGTTTTGCTGACATTTGTAATTTTGTACAGAGAGCTGTTTTATATAGCTTTTGACGAAAAGAGTGCAAGACTGTCAGGTGTAAAAGTAAAGACAGTCAACTTTATATTCACAATTTTGACCGCTATTACAGTTTCGGTTGCGTCCAGAACGGTAGGAGCGCTGATCGTTTCTTCAATTATAGTAGTGCCTGTTGCTTGTTCTATGCAGGTCAGCAAAAGCTATTTTACAACAGTAATCTTTTCTGTTTTGTTCGCGCTTTCGTTTACCATAATCGGTTTGTTTGTTTCGTTTTATCAAGGGCTAAAACCTGGTTCTGTGATAGTGCTTAGCGGAGTGGCATGCTTTTTGGCTATTCTTTTAATAAAAGCGGTTATCAAAAAACTTCGTATGATAAAACTAAAAAGACAGGAAAAAACATTATGA
- a CDS encoding nucleotide exchange factor GrpE yields the protein MSNNNDVKQQGTPEEQNCTAENKCCCDEQDANCNCDTQETAQNADINNQQDTVEMTQEQIEALKAFNEHLQGLNNQIEEAKQLATQEKARADELARRVISLQSDFDNYRRRNADSIKSARTEGNAEVLIEVIKILDIIEQAQKMIKDSTTIDGIKMIYRQIENMLGNFGVQEIEALGMDFDPNIHNAVEKVKQEGVESGKIIEVVNKGYRLGEKILRYSSVKVAE from the coding sequence ATGTCTAATAACAACGACGTAAAACAACAAGGCACACCCGAAGAACAAAACTGCACAGCAGAAAACAAATGCTGCTGCGATGAGCAAGATGCAAATTGTAATTGCGATACACAAGAAACAGCCCAAAATGCTGATATTAACAATCAACAAGATACAGTTGAAATGACCCAAGAACAGATAGAAGCATTAAAGGCGTTCAACGAACATCTTCAAGGGCTTAATAATCAGATAGAAGAAGCTAAACAATTAGCAACTCAAGAAAAGGCTAGAGCAGACGAACTTGCAAGACGAGTTATAAGCCTTCAATCTGATTTTGATAACTACAGAAGAAGAAATGCCGACAGCATAAAGTCCGCAAGAACAGAGGGCAATGCCGAAGTCTTGATTGAAGTGATTAAGATTTTGGATATCATTGAACAAGCGCAAAAGATGATAAAAGACAGCACAACAATTGACGGAATAAAAATGATTTATCGTCAGATAGAAAATATGCTTGGTAATTTTGGCGTACAAGAAATCGAAGCATTAGGAATGGATTTTGATCCCAATATTCACAACGCTGTAGAAAAAGTTAAACAAGAAGGCGTTGAATCAGGCAAAATAATAGAAGTTGTAAACAAAGGATATCGTTTGGGCGAAAAGATACTGCGCTATAGCAGCGTTAAAGTAGCCGAATAA